TATATacttaaaagtaaaagtaaaagtggtAATAGCTTAAAAAAATTGGACAGTCATTtgtttaaagtatatttaaatacaacaaattttatgtttataaaataatgaGCGAGGCAATACCAATGTATGCAGGCACATGCATTTTATGGGTTCCTaacataaaaacttttagGTTGAACGACAGGTACTTATTCCGAGTAAACCAAATTTCAATAACATGCAATTGCACGTGTTCCCAAAAAAGAATTGTAAAggcaaatagaaatagaagGTTACAAAGGCTCAGGCGTCAGAGTCGTAAAAAACCCGTAAGCCGTAACCCGTTGCCAATCAATGTCGCTGGGAGCTGTTGTTGATGGATGACTATTCCTatgcaaatagcaaatagcaGTTCGTTTCGCGTGCAGGAGCGCCGACTAATTCAATCAGAGGAACGGGAGCAGGCAGCCTGGAGCAATGAGCTGCTCCGGGACTAGGCCACCGTGTCTTGTCTTGCCgaagaaatgcaaatgcatagGAAAAGTTACAGGTGGATCGGTGGTGGCAGTGAGCGTAGCGAGTCCTGGGGGATCCAAACAACCAATCATTGTTTGGTCGATGGGAAACGCAGCCGGCTCGTTTCGGTGGTTCGAACCCCGgttaatattcaaattaaatcgAGGGGGATTGCGACCAATATGCGGTGCAAGTGAACAGTCGGGCGGGTAGTTGGCCCTGTCGTAGTTATCGTAGTTGTCGTTGTAGAGTCCCCAGTTCCGGCCAGCTCTAAAACATAAGTTCCTGCCCATTGTCAgtcgaggagcagcagcagaaggaccacggcaacagcagcgcaAACGAACAGGGAAGCCAAGCAACTCATCATGGTGCAGATTTCGCAGACGGAGGAGGATATCAAGATCTCCATCGAACTCAATCGACTGGTGACCCGCAAGCCGGACGTTGTTCTCCTTCCGCAGTATTTAAAGTTCAACAATCCACCCATCTTCTTTGAGCGACATCTGGTTCAGGAGATCGACGAGATGGCCAGGTGAGTTGGGAGGGTTTATCTTCGGATTTCCTAGAATAATCAAAGGGTTATATAGAGTTCCGATGCTTAACTGTGGCTGAGGAATTGTGGTCAAGTTTCTATATGTGTTTGCAGCCACATATTAAAGGAGTTATTATCTGTTACAGCTTTTGTCGCATCTTCAAGAACGAAGCCCGCATTGTGCTGGTGAAAAAAGAGAAGGGCTTCTGGCCTGAGATGTTCCAAAAGCTGGACAAGGAGGCACTCATGCAAAAGCGCCTGGAGATCGCCGACCTGATTGTGGAGCGTAACAAGAAGCGCGACGAGAAGGCACTGGAACGCTACGAGAACAAGCGGCGGGCGGAAATCCAGAAGGAGATCAAGCGGGAGACAGCTATGCGTGACCGGGTGAAGCAGTTCCAGGAAAACTCGGTGCGCGAGGCTCTGGTGGTAGATGTACGCAAGGAGGCGAATGTGGCGCCCAAGCCAGATATGCTGCAGTATCCGCCATCCTCGGCGGCCGTCAGTCgcctggccacgcccctcaTGCGCCCGCCCATGAGCTCGGTTCGTGGCAGCGGACGGATCAACGTGAGCTTCACCACGCAGCACAAGCGGACCACGCCAAAGCGGGAGTCGCAGGCCACCATGGAGAAGGCGTATGCCGCCGCCGGTGGACCCAATGCGAATGTCCAGTCGCC
This genomic stretch from Drosophila teissieri strain GT53w chromosome 2L, Prin_Dtei_1.1, whole genome shotgun sequence harbors:
- the LOC122626420 gene encoding dynein axonemal assembly factor 4 codes for the protein MVQISQTEEDIKISIELNRLVTRKPDVVLLPQYLKFNNPPIFFERHLVQEIDEMASFCRIFKNEARIVLVKKEKGFWPEMFQKLDKEALMQKRLEIADLIVERNKKRDEKALERYENKRRAEIQKEIKRETAMRDRVKQFQENSVREALVVDVRKEANVAPKPDMLQYPPSSAAVSRLATPLMRPPMSSVRGSGRINVSFTTQHKRTTPKRESQATMEKAYAAAGGPNANVQSPMESLDE